The Leucobacter rhizosphaerae genome includes a region encoding these proteins:
- a CDS encoding ABC transporter ATP-binding protein, protein MEPTSLRREHDNPAVRVEQVSMRFGGGEHENRVLENLNLSVEAGEFVSIVGPSGVGKTTLLRIFSGLIQPTAGHVYVEEEMIRQPHPSVGVVFQDYSRSLLPWMTTIENVAFPLEGRFDKKKRLALAEEALASVGLGGQGKKYPWEMSGGMQQRVAIARGIAYEAKIMLMDEPFASVDAQTRFSLEDLVADLQKRLGLTIILVTHDIDEALYLSDRVVVLAGKPASVVTVLDTDFGDHRDQAATKADPRFGQARTQILELLGHH, encoded by the coding sequence ATGGAACCCACGAGCTTGCGACGGGAACACGACAACCCCGCGGTACGCGTCGAGCAGGTCTCGATGCGCTTCGGCGGCGGAGAGCACGAGAACCGAGTGCTCGAGAACCTCAACCTCTCGGTGGAGGCGGGAGAGTTCGTCTCCATCGTCGGCCCGTCCGGGGTCGGCAAAACCACGCTGCTGCGGATCTTCTCCGGGCTGATTCAACCGACGGCGGGTCACGTGTATGTCGAAGAGGAGATGATCCGCCAACCCCACCCGTCCGTCGGGGTGGTGTTCCAGGACTACAGCAGGTCGCTGCTGCCGTGGATGACCACGATCGAGAACGTCGCGTTCCCGCTCGAGGGTCGCTTCGACAAGAAGAAGCGCCTCGCGCTCGCCGAGGAGGCGCTCGCGAGTGTGGGCCTGGGGGGCCAGGGGAAGAAGTACCCCTGGGAGATGTCGGGCGGGATGCAGCAGCGGGTCGCGATCGCTCGAGGGATCGCGTACGAGGCGAAGATCATGCTGATGGACGAGCCGTTCGCTTCTGTGGACGCCCAGACCCGCTTCAGCCTTGAGGATCTCGTGGCCGACCTACAGAAGCGCTTGGGTCTCACGATCATCCTCGTCACCCACGACATCGACGAGGCGCTGTATCTCTCCGACCGGGTGGTGGTCCTCGCGGGGAAGCCCGCGTCGGTCGTCACCGTGCTCGACACCGACTTCGGAGACCACCGGGATCAGGCTGCCACCAAAGCGGATCCCCGCTTCGGTCAGGCACGGACGCAAATCCTCGAGCTCCTCGGCCACCACTAA
- a CDS encoding ABC transporter permease, whose product MRFIRTTAEKCWLVVVLVLLWWFTSAGSENVFFPPLATILETLWRDLANGLLIGYLGFSLGNLLLGLTFAIVIGVALGLLIGEIRWLREALDPFVNFARSVPQAALVPLIVGTFGLGPGPKIYTIAFACVFPILLNTIDGVRGIEPTIRRFGKVYRIPPARYFRRVVLPGALPQIFAGIRVALPIGITVMVVSELFAANRGVGFYILNSSSTFQMAQTWAGAVLVGIIGYAITLIFSRIERIPLRWYFTSGAMAK is encoded by the coding sequence GTGAGATTCATCCGTACAACAGCCGAGAAGTGCTGGCTGGTCGTCGTGCTCGTGCTGCTCTGGTGGTTCACGTCGGCGGGGAGCGAGAACGTCTTCTTTCCGCCGCTCGCCACGATCCTCGAGACGCTCTGGCGCGACCTCGCTAACGGTTTGCTCATCGGGTACCTGGGCTTCAGTCTCGGCAACCTCCTCCTCGGCCTGACGTTCGCGATCGTCATCGGGGTGGCGCTCGGGCTGCTCATCGGAGAGATCCGGTGGCTGCGCGAAGCGCTCGATCCCTTCGTGAATTTCGCTCGCTCGGTACCCCAGGCGGCGCTGGTGCCGCTGATCGTCGGAACGTTCGGGCTCGGTCCCGGTCCGAAAATCTATACGATCGCGTTCGCCTGCGTCTTCCCGATCCTGCTGAACACCATCGACGGCGTGCGGGGCATCGAACCCACGATCCGGCGCTTCGGCAAGGTCTATCGCATCCCGCCGGCTCGCTACTTCCGCAGGGTCGTGCTGCCGGGCGCCCTGCCTCAGATCTTCGCGGGCATCCGAGTGGCGCTGCCCATCGGCATCACCGTGATGGTCGTCAGCGAGCTCTTCGCCGCGAACCGCGGTGTGGGCTTCTACATTCTCAACTCCTCGAGCACCTTCCAGATGGCGCAGACCTGGGCCGGAGCGGTGCTTGTCGGGATCATCGGGTACGCGATCACCCTCATTTTCTCCCGCATCGAGCGGATCCCACTGCGGTGGTACTTCACATCAGGAGCGATGGCCAAATGA
- a CDS encoding ABC transporter permease codes for MTTFTIPITVPGAKSRGLSRRARLILSRLLVLVVLAGTWQLLYWSGALPEVAPDIGQIVTALAAVLLSAAFWVAVGQTLFGAFSGWGIAAVVGVVLGVAIGTNGFLSRSVGVVVEFGRSFPMLALMPVIVLVIGVNARMEILMVFLSCLWPILIQAIAGSRRQDQAVADTVAVFRISPLRRFWRVTVPGALPLISTGLRIAASISILVAVGVGVLSQTPGLGRQITMAQEASRWDVAFAYIIFAGLVGWALNSAIAAVESRALKWNRQEA; via the coding sequence ATGACGACCTTCACCATTCCGATCACAGTGCCCGGTGCGAAGAGCAGGGGGCTCTCGCGCCGGGCCCGGCTGATCCTGTCCCGTCTGCTGGTGCTCGTGGTGCTCGCGGGTACCTGGCAACTGCTCTACTGGAGCGGAGCACTCCCCGAGGTCGCGCCCGATATCGGGCAGATCGTGACCGCGCTCGCCGCAGTCCTCCTCTCCGCTGCCTTCTGGGTCGCGGTGGGGCAGACGCTCTTCGGAGCGTTCTCCGGCTGGGGCATCGCCGCCGTCGTCGGGGTGGTGCTCGGCGTCGCGATCGGCACGAACGGGTTCCTCTCCCGCTCGGTCGGGGTGGTGGTCGAGTTCGGACGATCCTTCCCGATGCTGGCGCTCATGCCGGTGATCGTGCTCGTCATCGGGGTCAACGCGCGAATGGAGATCCTCATGGTCTTCCTGTCCTGCCTGTGGCCGATCCTGATCCAAGCGATTGCCGGGAGCCGTCGACAGGACCAGGCGGTGGCCGATACGGTCGCCGTGTTCCGAATCTCGCCGCTCCGCAGATTCTGGCGAGTGACGGTACCCGGCGCGCTGCCGCTCATTTCCACGGGGCTCAGGATCGCGGCGTCGATCTCGATCCTGGTCGCCGTCGGAGTCGGGGTGCTGAGCCAGACTCCCGGACTGGGGCGCCAGATCACGATGGCCCAAGAGGCATCGCGCTGGGACGTGGCATTCGCGTACATCATCTTCGCGGGCCTCGTCGGCTGGGCGCTCAACTCTGCCATCGCCGCCGTGGAGTCGCGTGCACTCAAGTGGAACCGACAGGAGGCCTAG
- a CDS encoding ABC transporter substrate-binding protein, translated as MKKRLIGTIAVLAAAGLALAGCSADPLGGDAAAETGGAGSSELTPLSLVVAPIHFEPAYIADREGYFEEEGLDVEIIRGADPTSNIARAVSGEVDITTGSLGTLITSAAAGVPIVTIAGNGYTSPDNPTSGIITLASSDIETPADLAGRTVGIQGLNTGSEIPMFLAAEDFGIDPLSIERVELASTGMETALSEGTIDAVLASAPYYQQLMARDDVHLVSNPSTEYMAGTPVTLWAATKQWVSDNEDTAAAFVRAMEKAQAFYEDPANVDAILDITAEISEVDRASLTAQALIPVSVAIDEAQAGVQAKAFSTYGIVQKPVTIEEILWSGTPLR; from the coding sequence ATGAAGAAGAGACTGATCGGAACCATTGCCGTCCTCGCCGCTGCCGGGCTCGCGCTCGCCGGCTGCAGCGCAGACCCGCTCGGCGGCGACGCTGCTGCCGAGACCGGAGGGGCGGGATCGTCGGAATTGACGCCGCTCTCCCTCGTGGTCGCCCCGATCCACTTCGAGCCCGCCTATATCGCCGACCGTGAGGGGTACTTCGAGGAGGAGGGGCTGGACGTCGAGATTATTCGCGGCGCCGACCCGACCTCGAACATCGCCAGGGCGGTCAGCGGAGAAGTCGATATCACGACGGGATCGCTGGGCACCCTGATCACCTCGGCCGCGGCCGGAGTCCCGATCGTGACCATCGCCGGCAACGGCTACACGAGCCCGGACAACCCGACCTCCGGAATCATCACGCTCGCGTCGAGTGACATCGAGACGCCCGCAGATCTTGCGGGGCGCACGGTCGGGATCCAGGGCCTGAACACCGGATCCGAGATCCCGATGTTCCTCGCAGCCGAGGACTTCGGTATCGATCCGCTGTCGATCGAGCGCGTCGAGCTCGCCTCGACCGGCATGGAGACGGCGCTCAGCGAGGGGACGATCGACGCGGTCCTGGCCTCCGCGCCGTACTACCAGCAGCTCATGGCGCGGGATGACGTGCACCTCGTCTCAAACCCGTCCACCGAGTACATGGCAGGCACCCCCGTCACGCTGTGGGCCGCGACGAAGCAGTGGGTCTCCGACAACGAGGACACGGCCGCGGCCTTCGTTCGTGCGATGGAGAAGGCGCAGGCGTTCTACGAGGATCCCGCGAACGTCGACGCCATCCTCGACATCACCGCGGAGATCTCCGAGGTCGACCGGGCCTCGCTCACGGCGCAGGCGCTCATTCCCGTTTCGGTGGCGATCGACGAGGCCCAGGCCGGGGTGCAGGCCAAGGCCTTCTCGACCTACGGCATTGTCCAGAAGCCGGTGACGATCGAAGAGATCCTGTGGAGCGGAACGCCACTGCGATGA
- a CDS encoding aldehyde dehydrogenase family protein, with the protein MSGITAATAEAGADAFLASPLRPFIGGEFVAGRGGPADLIDPRSGEAFAQVELASAEDVDDAVRAARLARGPWAALAPATRGRLIHRLGELLEEHLEELALMESRNTGKPLGVARAFDVAHAAETAIANAGWATRLHGETRDMSRPGTWHAMTLRQPLGVVGAIVPWNAPLPMAVNKVTAALAAGCTVVLKPSELTPVTALRFAELIHDAGIPAGVVNVVPGFGTVAGDALVRHPDVAKISFTGSTRVGAEIGQLCAATMTRCSLELGGKSPVFVFADADLARAIPAAAMSVFGNSGQVCAAGSRLFLHERIHDEFVAGLVRIAESLRVGGEPDADLGPLISAVQKERVLAYVASAESDGATLECGGGVDGPGFFVRPTVFTDVRPEMRFAREEIFGPVLAVQRFDDSASIEDLIDRANDTDYGLSASVWTRDMTTALRMARGIDAGTIRLNSAVGIDPAIPFGGVKQSGIGRENGIEGVEQYTEVKTVVIDLDG; encoded by the coding sequence GTGAGCGGGATCACCGCGGCAACGGCCGAGGCCGGTGCCGATGCATTCCTCGCGTCACCGCTGCGGCCGTTCATCGGAGGCGAGTTCGTCGCGGGGCGTGGGGGGCCAGCCGACCTGATCGATCCTCGCAGCGGAGAGGCGTTCGCGCAGGTCGAACTCGCTTCCGCCGAGGACGTCGACGATGCCGTCCGTGCAGCTCGCCTCGCGCGGGGACCCTGGGCTGCGCTCGCTCCGGCGACGCGCGGGCGACTGATCCACCGGCTCGGCGAGCTCCTCGAGGAGCACCTCGAGGAACTGGCGCTGATGGAGTCCCGGAACACGGGCAAACCGCTCGGAGTCGCCCGGGCCTTCGACGTCGCTCACGCCGCCGAGACCGCCATCGCGAACGCCGGATGGGCGACGCGGCTGCACGGCGAGACACGGGACATGTCGAGGCCCGGCACGTGGCACGCGATGACGCTGCGGCAGCCGCTCGGCGTCGTGGGCGCGATCGTGCCCTGGAATGCGCCACTGCCGATGGCCGTGAACAAGGTGACTGCGGCGCTCGCGGCCGGTTGCACGGTCGTGCTGAAACCCTCCGAGCTGACTCCCGTCACGGCGCTCCGGTTCGCCGAGCTGATCCACGACGCGGGTATTCCGGCCGGGGTCGTGAACGTGGTCCCAGGCTTCGGCACCGTCGCCGGAGATGCGCTGGTGCGGCACCCCGATGTCGCGAAGATCTCTTTTACGGGCTCGACCCGGGTCGGAGCCGAGATCGGACAGCTGTGCGCTGCGACGATGACCCGCTGCTCGCTTGAACTGGGTGGGAAGTCCCCCGTGTTCGTCTTCGCGGACGCGGATCTCGCGCGGGCGATCCCCGCTGCCGCCATGAGCGTCTTCGGCAACAGCGGTCAGGTGTGCGCCGCCGGATCGCGGCTCTTTCTGCACGAGCGCATCCACGACGAGTTCGTCGCAGGGCTCGTTCGGATCGCTGAATCGCTTCGCGTCGGCGGAGAGCCGGACGCGGATCTCGGCCCCCTGATCTCGGCAGTGCAGAAGGAACGAGTCTTGGCGTACGTGGCCTCGGCGGAGTCCGACGGAGCAACCCTCGAGTGCGGCGGCGGCGTCGACGGGCCGGGGTTCTTTGTGCGCCCGACGGTGTTCACGGACGTGCGACCCGAGATGCGCTTCGCCCGTGAGGAGATCTTCGGACCGGTGCTCGCCGTGCAGCGATTCGATGACTCGGCATCGATCGAGGACCTGATCGACCGCGCGAACGACACCGACTACGGCCTCTCCGCTTCCGTCTGGACGCGCGACATGACCACCGCGCTCCGCATGGCTCGCGGCATCGACGCCGGCACGATCCGCTTGAACAGCGCGGTCGGGATCGACCCCGCCATTCCCTTCGGCGGTGTGAAGCAGTCAGGCATTGGTCGCGAGAACGGCATCGAGGGCGTCGAGCAGTACACCGAGGTCAAGACCGTCGTGATCGACCTCGACGGTTGA
- a CDS encoding flavin reductase codes for MSTPALDDAEPRVDDDVFRHVVGHFASGVAVVTTTVDGVAFGTTVSAVSSLSMDPPMMLVCLNRSSHTHDQVQRAQRFAINVLSAEQTELAFRFAKKSDDKFAGVAVEEVLGVPTLEGALARIVCSVDEEATGGTHTVFLGRVLDARASSAQPLTYYRGAFGSFHSEAEEHAYLTVRRWVLEHRELRGDSIDLDLVAGALELSRETLGRAIAKLAVDRLVTVEPGNRILILPITAELMRDCVEGRAAIECGVLTTQMSALTDDVAREIRDIYSRMQQLRSVPGAMREFLDLNTMLQDRITGLAGSLELTRAFNRMGIGAVWSHTVPVEAWDEFFDGTSQGNLVAALERRDVEAACRAVQAHAAATTTLVRELLQSNGGSV; via the coding sequence GTGAGCACCCCAGCACTCGACGACGCGGAACCCCGGGTCGATGACGACGTCTTCCGCCACGTCGTCGGACACTTCGCCAGTGGCGTGGCGGTGGTCACGACGACGGTCGACGGGGTCGCGTTCGGCACCACCGTGTCCGCGGTGAGCTCGCTGTCGATGGATCCGCCCATGATGCTCGTCTGTCTGAATCGCTCGAGCCACACGCACGACCAGGTGCAGCGCGCGCAGCGGTTCGCGATCAATGTGCTGAGCGCGGAACAGACCGAACTTGCCTTCCGCTTCGCCAAGAAGTCCGACGACAAGTTTGCGGGTGTCGCGGTTGAAGAGGTGCTCGGTGTGCCCACGCTCGAGGGGGCGCTCGCACGCATCGTGTGCTCGGTCGACGAAGAAGCGACCGGAGGCACGCACACGGTATTCCTCGGACGAGTGCTCGACGCGCGCGCGTCTTCGGCCCAGCCGCTGACCTACTATCGGGGTGCGTTCGGCTCGTTCCACTCCGAGGCAGAAGAGCACGCGTACCTCACCGTCCGGCGGTGGGTGCTCGAGCATCGAGAGCTCCGCGGAGACTCGATCGACCTCGACCTTGTGGCAGGCGCCCTGGAACTCTCGAGAGAAACCCTGGGTCGAGCGATCGCGAAACTCGCTGTCGATCGGCTGGTCACAGTGGAACCGGGCAATAGGATCTTGATCCTGCCCATTACCGCGGAGCTCATGCGCGACTGCGTCGAGGGGCGCGCTGCCATCGAGTGCGGAGTGCTCACGACGCAAATGAGTGCGCTCACCGATGATGTCGCGCGCGAGATCAGGGACATCTACTCACGCATGCAGCAGCTTCGTTCGGTCCCGGGAGCGATGCGCGAGTTCCTCGATCTGAACACGATGCTGCAGGATCGTATCACCGGCCTTGCCGGTTCACTCGAGCTGACCCGTGCGTTTAACCGCATGGGGATCGGGGCCGTGTGGTCGCACACCGTTCCCGTGGAAGCCTGGGACGAGTTCTTCGACGGCACGAGTCAGGGAAACCTCGTCGCGGCGCTGGAGCGCCGGGACGTGGAAGCGGCCTGCCGCGCGGTGCAGGCGCACGCCGCAGCGACGACAACGCTGGTGCGCGAACTCCTGCAGAGCAACGGAGGCTCGGTGTGA
- a CDS encoding MmgE/PrpD family protein gives MQQQIESTDRDYAGVIASHLEEAALAMIPQATIARAKERVLDSIGNILAGVDATGNAAARSVFASYGGSAESTVIGTGTALPAPHAAMLNALSMRSYDFEAVGAEAGDANMVAAHISGTTVPVALAASERADASGAQFLEALVLGDDLASRLAVASGFHTASGGDNTGTVNVMGGAAIVGKLAGFGAQQYRDALGHALNQMSGTVQNLFDKASSFKLPQAMAARNAVVSADLAAAGFSGVHDALTSSFGFFTLFSPDPHPERMLEDLGRSYFGDMIIKPWASCRAAHPALDAVIRLKHAHRLEARDIEAVEIHVTPTTKRGFTGQEFAAAPGSEVDGLFSIPYNVAVGLLEGTVRPEHLSAAYMARAEVRDLLDRVTLVDSLSPHEYQTAEAVVRTRSGETFRTRVEAVLGDLHRNPLTRDQVAEKFFLNVEFGGRISTADARRVQDAVDHLEDLDSMRALVALIA, from the coding sequence ATGCAGCAGCAGATCGAGTCCACGGACCGCGACTACGCGGGCGTCATCGCATCTCATCTGGAAGAGGCGGCACTCGCCATGATTCCGCAGGCCACCATCGCACGCGCCAAGGAGCGAGTGCTCGACAGCATCGGCAACATCCTCGCAGGCGTCGACGCCACAGGGAACGCTGCTGCACGGTCGGTGTTCGCCTCGTACGGCGGCAGCGCCGAGTCGACCGTCATCGGAACGGGGACCGCTCTCCCGGCCCCGCACGCCGCGATGCTCAACGCGCTGTCCATGCGCTCCTACGACTTCGAGGCCGTCGGCGCAGAAGCCGGCGACGCGAATATGGTGGCCGCGCACATCAGTGGCACGACGGTCCCGGTCGCCCTCGCCGCGAGCGAGCGGGCAGACGCCTCCGGAGCGCAATTCCTCGAGGCGCTCGTACTCGGAGATGATCTGGCTTCAAGACTGGCCGTTGCCTCCGGCTTCCACACCGCGAGCGGCGGGGACAACACCGGAACCGTGAACGTGATGGGTGGCGCCGCCATCGTCGGCAAGCTCGCCGGCTTCGGTGCTCAGCAGTATCGCGATGCGCTCGGACACGCGCTCAACCAGATGTCCGGAACGGTGCAGAACCTCTTCGACAAGGCCTCCTCCTTCAAACTGCCGCAGGCGATGGCCGCGCGCAACGCCGTTGTGTCGGCGGATCTCGCCGCAGCGGGTTTCTCGGGAGTGCACGACGCACTGACGTCCTCGTTCGGTTTCTTCACTCTCTTCAGCCCGGACCCCCATCCGGAGCGGATGCTGGAGGATCTCGGCCGGAGCTACTTCGGCGACATGATCATCAAGCCGTGGGCGTCGTGCCGGGCCGCCCATCCCGCCCTGGACGCGGTGATTCGTCTCAAGCACGCCCATCGGCTCGAGGCGCGCGACATCGAAGCCGTGGAGATCCACGTGACGCCGACGACCAAACGCGGCTTCACCGGACAGGAGTTCGCCGCTGCACCGGGATCCGAGGTGGATGGGCTCTTCAGCATTCCCTACAACGTTGCGGTCGGGCTTCTTGAGGGAACCGTCCGTCCCGAGCATCTCAGCGCCGCGTACATGGCACGCGCCGAGGTGCGCGATCTCCTGGATCGCGTCACACTCGTCGACAGTCTGTCGCCGCACGAGTACCAGACCGCAGAAGCGGTGGTGCGGACCCGTTCGGGGGAGACGTTTCGCACAAGGGTCGAAGCTGTACTGGGGGATCTGCACCGGAACCCGCTCACACGGGATCAGGTGGCCGAGAAGTTCTTCCTCAACGTCGAGTTCGGCGGCCGGATCTCCACTGCAGACGCGCGACGAGTGCAGGACGCCGTCGACCACCTCGAGGATCTCGACAGCATGCGTGCGCTGGTCGCGCTGATCGCCTGA
- a CDS encoding PDR/VanB family oxidoreductase, which produces MADKHVEWQDATVVECADVALGIRRIVLAPSRPAPAKPGAHVDVVVRLEGEREDERSYSVVDASADGDRIALSVFRAPMSRGGSLFMHGLQPGDVLRITQPLQDFPLRVGAPSYVLVAGGVGITAILGMASLLQRLGFDYVLHYVGSRRERMAYLAELEAAHGDRLVAHVTEESGRMSVDALLATVPADAELYMCGPIRLMEAIRRSWERSDRDITALRYETFGNSGWFEAEPFEVEVPQYGVTIEVQPSESMLEALERAGVDMMYDCRRGECGLCEMRILGLEGAVDHRDVFYSERQKAPNSKMCGCVSRVVAGGGDRAGAGSPPLDRAASPSSPASAEYRPTGRMARVVVELT; this is translated from the coding sequence GTGGCGGACAAGCACGTCGAGTGGCAGGACGCGACGGTCGTGGAGTGCGCGGACGTCGCGCTCGGGATCCGGCGCATCGTGCTCGCCCCGTCGCGGCCCGCGCCCGCGAAGCCGGGTGCGCACGTCGACGTCGTGGTGCGGCTCGAGGGGGAGCGCGAGGACGAGCGGTCATATTCCGTCGTCGATGCGAGCGCTGACGGCGACCGGATCGCCCTGAGCGTGTTCCGCGCCCCGATGTCGCGCGGAGGATCACTGTTCATGCACGGGCTGCAGCCGGGCGACGTGCTCCGGATCACCCAGCCGCTCCAGGACTTCCCGTTGCGGGTGGGGGCGCCGTCGTACGTGCTCGTCGCGGGCGGGGTCGGGATCACCGCGATCCTCGGGATGGCGTCGCTGCTGCAGCGGCTCGGCTTCGACTACGTGCTGCACTACGTCGGCAGCCGGCGCGAGCGGATGGCGTATCTCGCCGAGCTGGAGGCCGCGCACGGGGACCGGTTGGTGGCCCACGTGACCGAGGAATCGGGGCGCATGAGCGTCGACGCGCTGCTCGCGACGGTGCCTGCCGACGCCGAGCTGTACATGTGCGGGCCGATCCGGCTCATGGAGGCGATCCGGCGCAGCTGGGAGCGCAGCGACCGCGACATCACGGCGCTGCGGTACGAGACGTTCGGCAACTCGGGGTGGTTCGAGGCGGAGCCGTTCGAGGTCGAGGTGCCGCAGTACGGGGTGACGATCGAGGTGCAGCCGAGCGAGTCGATGCTCGAAGCGCTCGAGCGGGCCGGGGTCGACATGATGTACGACTGCCGGCGTGGGGAGTGCGGACTGTGCGAGATGCGGATCCTGGGGCTTGAGGGGGCCGTGGATCACCGGGACGTGTTCTACTCGGAGCGGCAGAAGGCGCCGAACTCGAAGATGTGCGGGTGTGTATCGCGGGTGGTGGCGGGTGGTGGTGATCGTGCTGGTGCTGGATCCCCGCCTCTGGACCGTGCCGCGTCTCCCTCCAGCCCGGCGTCGGCCGAGTACCGCCCCACGGGGCGCATGGCCCGGGTGGTTGTCGAGCTGACCTGA
- a CDS encoding aromatic ring-hydroxylating dioxygenase subunit alpha codes for MTVEASSTSTAKLLTYPLNAWYVAAWDYEITAKGILARTIAGRPLALYRTQDGRPVALADACWHRLAPLSQGTLVGNDEIQCPYHGLRYNPAGRCTGMPAQETLNPSAVVPSFPIVERYRYLWVWLGDPTLADPARIPDMHQLDSAEWAGDGETIYAPCNYQLVLDNLMDLTHEEFVHSSSIGQEELSESEFFVTHDEHSVTVTRWMLNIDPPPFWLKNMRDKFPGFSGKVDRWQIIHYSYPSTICIDVGVAAAGTGAYEGDRSQGVNGYVMNTISPEQDRSCHYFWAFMRNYRLDSQVITTQLRNGVHGVFGEDEAMLKAQQEAIDANPDYEFYNLNIDAGGMWVRRMLERGLAAEGRGDAPPQRAKEYRLTGSGGGAAGSASAGAAGSASAGAAAAVPAAVPAAAPAPAAG; via the coding sequence ATGACCGTCGAAGCATCCTCGACATCCACCGCGAAACTGCTCACGTATCCGCTGAACGCCTGGTACGTCGCCGCCTGGGACTACGAGATCACCGCGAAGGGGATCCTGGCCCGCACCATCGCCGGGCGCCCGCTCGCGCTCTACCGCACCCAGGACGGCAGGCCCGTGGCGCTCGCCGACGCGTGCTGGCACCGGCTCGCCCCGCTCTCGCAGGGCACGCTCGTCGGCAACGACGAGATCCAGTGCCCCTACCACGGGCTCCGCTACAACCCGGCCGGTCGCTGCACCGGCATGCCCGCGCAGGAGACGCTGAACCCGTCGGCGGTCGTGCCGTCGTTCCCCATCGTGGAGCGCTACCGCTACCTGTGGGTGTGGCTCGGAGACCCGACGCTCGCCGATCCCGCCCGAATCCCCGACATGCACCAGCTCGATTCCGCCGAGTGGGCGGGCGATGGCGAGACCATCTACGCGCCCTGCAACTACCAGCTCGTGCTCGACAACCTGATGGACCTCACGCACGAGGAGTTCGTGCACTCGTCGTCGATCGGGCAGGAGGAGCTCAGCGAATCGGAGTTCTTCGTGACGCACGACGAGCACTCGGTGACCGTGACACGGTGGATGCTCAACATCGATCCGCCGCCCTTCTGGCTCAAGAACATGCGCGACAAGTTCCCCGGGTTCTCGGGCAAGGTCGACCGCTGGCAGATCATCCACTACTCCTACCCCTCGACCATCTGCATCGACGTGGGGGTCGCCGCGGCCGGCACCGGGGCGTATGAGGGCGACCGATCCCAGGGCGTGAACGGGTACGTCATGAACACGATCAGCCCCGAGCAGGATCGCAGCTGCCACTACTTCTGGGCGTTCATGCGCAACTACCGGCTCGACAGCCAGGTCATCACGACGCAGCTCCGCAACGGGGTGCACGGGGTGTTCGGGGAGGACGAGGCGATGCTCAAGGCGCAGCAGGAGGCGATCGATGCGAACCCGGACTACGAGTTCTACAACCTGAACATCGACGCGGGCGGCATGTGGGTGCGCCGGATGCTCGAGCGGGGGCTGGCGGCCGAGGGGCGGGGAGATGCGCCGCCGCAGCGGGCGAAGGAGTACCGGCTGACCGGGTCGGGCGGGGGTGCTGCGGGTTCGGCGTCCGCTGGTGCTGCGGGTTCGGCGTCCGCTGGTGCTGCGGCCGCGGTGCCGGCCGCGGTGCCCGCCGCGGCGCCCGCTCCGGCGGCGGGGTAG
- a CDS encoding PadR family transcriptional regulator, with product MSLRSALLALISGGPLTGYDVVKHFRSSVGHLWHAPDSQIYPELRKMQTAGLLEGTPVPWGSAGATKTQYSLTDAGRDALADWQATSLPYAPERDQAHLLAAYFEWGTPDTARDRLVEHIAFFTAAKRSAEQQVQEIRDRTSATLQRRFTATDPADWDRIAAFKLFAYEGKIARADAEIAWAERGIALLASAE from the coding sequence ATGAGTCTGCGCTCCGCACTCCTCGCCCTCATCTCGGGCGGCCCGCTCACCGGCTATGACGTGGTGAAGCACTTCCGCTCGTCCGTCGGCCACCTCTGGCACGCCCCCGACTCCCAGATCTACCCCGAGCTCCGCAAGATGCAGACGGCGGGACTGCTCGAGGGAACCCCGGTGCCGTGGGGCTCCGCGGGCGCCACCAAGACCCAGTACTCGCTCACCGATGCGGGGCGCGACGCGCTTGCGGACTGGCAGGCCACCTCGCTGCCCTACGCGCCGGAGCGGGATCAGGCCCACCTTCTCGCCGCGTACTTCGAGTGGGGGACGCCCGACACCGCGCGCGACCGACTGGTCGAGCACATCGCGTTCTTCACCGCGGCGAAGCGCAGCGCGGAGCAGCAGGTGCAAGAGATTCGGGATCGCACGAGCGCCACACTCCAGCGCCGGTTCACGGCGACGGACCCGGCGGACTGGGATCGCATCGCCGCGTTCAAGCTCTTCGCCTACGAGGGCAAGATCGCCCGCGCCGACGCCGAGATCGCGTGGGCGGAGCGGGGAATCGCGCTGCTGGCGTCGGCGGAGTAG